The stretch of DNA CGAGCGGAGCCGAGAGAGGGTCTCGACTCCGCTCGACCGGCAGAGGACAGCTCGACGGGCCGTCTACGGCTCCTTGATCAGGTCGTACTCGGCGATGAGCTGACCGACCTCATTGCCCTGGAACTTCTCGTAGATCTTCTTGCGCAGCACGTGCGGTCCGGGGAGCTCGACCTCCGCGCCGTCGCGCAGGCGCGAGGTCGCGTTCAGCAGGTACCGGACGTCGTACGTGGAGCCGAACACCTCGGGGACCGCGCGTTCGATGTCGAGCAGCGTGTACACGGCCTCCATCGGGGTGCGGACCGAGTACTCGGTGGTGAAGATGCAGTCGCGGCTCGGGCTCTCGGAGAACTGGCCGATGAACGCGAAGTTCACCGCGCCCTCGGGCACCACGTCGGGGCGGTCGCCCGCCTGCCGCGGCATGAAGAACGAGGTCACGTACGGCATCATCACCGGCACCGACTTGGCGCCGGTCGCGGCGAGCTCGTCGATCTGGTTGGTCGGAACGCCCATGTGGTACAGCCACTCCCGGCAGATCTCCTCACCGGTGCACTCGGCCATCGTCTTACCGACGTAGTCGCCGACCTTGTCCGGGAACAGGCCGTACACCCACACGACGATCTGGTCGTCGGGCTGCTGCTTGAAGTGCGGCTGTCGGTTCACGGTCCAGCTCATCAGCCAGTTCGAGTCCTTCGCGGTGACGATGCCGCCGGTGACGACCTTCCCGCTGAACGGATCGCGCTTGGTGATCTTCTGGATGTACTCGGGGATCCGCTTGTCGAGGGTCGTGACCGTGCACGACTCCCACTTGGTCTCATCGATGTGATCGGCGAACACACCCGGGCGACCGAACGACGGATCCTTCTCGGCGACTGTCCGCCACAGGTCCCACGCGGGGGCCGGACCGCGGTTCAGCTGCGCCGGCGTGTGCTGATCGCCCTCGTCGGAGTTCTCGGTGAGCGAGCCGATCGTCATGAACACCAGATCGTCCGGACCCAGGTCGACGCCGCCCTCTTCGCCGTCGCGCACCCAACTGATCCGG from Gordonia humi encodes:
- a CDS encoding oleate hydratase, which gives rise to MHYDAGNYEAFARPRKPAGVDDKTAWFVGAGLASLAGAAFLIRDGQMSGDKITIFEELDLPGGALDGIKAPEKGFVIRGGREMENHFECLWDLFRSIPSLEIDGASVLDEFYWLNKDDPNFSLQRATVNQGQDAHTDNRFDLTDRSQKDLVQLFFATREEMENKRINEVMSQDFLDSKFWLYWRTMFAFEEWHSALEMKLYLHRFIHHIKGLPDLSTLKFTKYNQYESLVLPLYRWLLDQGVNVHFSTTVTDVDFDIDDTRKQATRISWVRDGEEGGVDLGPDDLVFMTIGSLTENSDEGDQHTPAQLNRGPAPAWDLWRTVAEKDPSFGRPGVFADHIDETKWESCTVTTLDKRIPEYIQKITKRDPFSGKVVTGGIVTAKDSNWLMSWTVNRQPHFKQQPDDQIVVWVYGLFPDKVGDYVGKTMAECTGEEICREWLYHMGVPTNQIDELAATGAKSVPVMMPYVTSFFMPRQAGDRPDVVPEGAVNFAFIGQFSESPSRDCIFTTEYSVRTPMEAVYTLLDIERAVPEVFGSTYDVRYLLNATSRLRDGAEVELPGPHVLRKKIYEKFQGNEVGQLIAEYDLIKEP